Proteins from one Thioflavicoccus mobilis 8321 genomic window:
- a CDS encoding GTP pyrophosphokinase, with the protein MNRIAKTKQQARFLADYEEYVRTVLKPTQDVLKRIFREWKQPDYWRRTDLHSRRPAPTPVQRALTRVKRPESVLDKIYRKPDSFPNGLSRDSMLAMHDTLAGRIVTYFLSGFPIIDRELHSNSDIEIVDEDPPVAYLDPRLLSRLGMSHLDSQYKESGYASIHYIVKVRIPGMEPSKRPCVEIQVRTLAEDIWGEVEHLLGYKPNKKTSFAVRKQFEIIASQLAAIDEHFNFLYDELLRFQEEVEIADEDPLNAENLPAVLAEVGTGCAQREIDGLLKLLVSRSIRTIRDLRTAAAGNVVEVIRHTYRNHEGRDPVNFEVVACLAAVGLSHEPAEVEDIVRAQIDYLKGWEALKKEIR; encoded by the coding sequence ATGAATAGGATTGCAAAGACGAAACAACAAGCGCGCTTTCTCGCCGATTACGAGGAGTATGTTCGAACTGTCCTAAAGCCGACTCAGGATGTACTAAAGCGGATATTTCGCGAGTGGAAACAGCCGGATTATTGGCGTCGAACCGATTTGCACTCGCGCAGGCCGGCGCCCACACCAGTACAGCGAGCGCTAACGCGCGTAAAACGACCGGAGAGTGTTCTCGATAAAATTTACCGAAAGCCGGATTCCTTTCCAAATGGCCTTAGCCGAGATTCGATGCTGGCAATGCACGATACGCTTGCTGGGCGTATTGTAACTTATTTCTTGTCTGGGTTCCCTATAATCGACCGGGAACTTCATTCTAATTCTGATATAGAGATAGTCGATGAAGATCCGCCGGTCGCGTATTTAGATCCCCGTCTATTGTCGAGACTCGGAATGAGCCACTTGGACTCTCAGTACAAGGAAAGTGGTTACGCATCGATCCACTATATTGTTAAAGTAAGAATACCAGGCATGGAGCCATCCAAGCGTCCGTGTGTCGAAATACAAGTGCGTACCCTTGCCGAAGATATTTGGGGAGAAGTGGAGCATCTGCTTGGGTATAAACCGAATAAGAAGACTTCATTCGCGGTCCGAAAGCAATTTGAAATCATCGCTTCTCAACTCGCAGCCATCGATGAGCATTTTAATTTTCTCTATGATGAGCTTCTGCGTTTTCAAGAAGAAGTCGAAATAGCTGATGAGGACCCGCTGAATGCGGAGAATCTACCGGCTGTTTTAGCAGAAGTTGGTACTGGCTGTGCCCAAAGAGAAATTGACGGGTTGCTAAAACTTCTTGTTAGTCGAAGTATTCGAACAATACGCGACCTCCGTACCGCAGCTGCCGGCAATGTGGTGGAGGTTATCCGTCACACCTACCGGAATCACGAAGGGCGGGATCCGGTCAACTTCGAGGTCGTTGCGTGTTTGGCTGCTGTTGGCTTGTCCCACGAGCCAGCAGAAGTTGAGGATATCGTTCGGGCACAGATCGACTATTTGAAGGGATGGGAGGCACTTAAGAAGGAGATTCGATAG
- a CDS encoding DUF29 domain-containing protein, with translation MGEADLEINAPSLRVEAHVRDLPRRRQSQRGGEQPVLCGHGEPLLLQDDRPQHLGVASAPGSSRNPPVTHTIRERALSIKEQRIRLAAHLDDNPSLKSKLDEAIDQAYRLALIETERETGLPESMFPITCPFEFSQMMDEAFWPDGE, from the coding sequence CTGGGCGAAGCCGACCTCGAAATCAATGCGCCCTCCCTGCGGGTCGAAGCGCACGTCCGTGACCTGCCAAGGCGGCGACAGTCCCAACGCGGCGGTGAACAACCCGTGCTCTGTGGCCATGGCGAACCTCTCCTTCTTCAAGATGACAGACCACAACATCTTGGGGTGGCGAGCGCGCCGGGCTCAAGCCGGAATCCGCCGGTTACCCACACGATCCGTGAAAGAGCCCTCTCCATCAAGGAGCAGCGAATTCGGTTGGCGGCCCATCTCGACGACAACCCAAGCTTGAAATCGAAGCTCGACGAGGCCATCGACCAGGCCTATCGGCTGGCCCTGATCGAAACGGAACGCGAAACGGGTCTGCCGGAATCTATGTTTCCCATAACATGTCCGTTCGAGTTTTCGCAGATGATGGATGAGGCGTTCTGGCCGGATGGGGAGTGA
- a CDS encoding IS3 family transposase (programmed frameshift): protein MARYSDEFKEQVVRKMMPPAAQSVAQVHRETGISEPTLYAWRNRFRAEGQVVPADPSNPESWSGENKLAVVIETAALNEQELAEYCRRKGLYPEQIQRWREAAAGGNDDTQRLSPAERRELQAERKKTRRLEKELRRKDKALAEAAALLVLQKKGPGHLGGRRGRLIMPEDRQMAIDLIADACAAGARQARACAVLGIDVRTLRRWQSQQRDERRLVDRRREAAADRVPANKLSREERERILAVCNAPAYQSLPPSQIVPRLADEGEYLASESTFYRVLREDGQQNRRGRAQAPRQVSKPQGFKAEGPNQVYSWDITYLAAAIRGAFYRLYLVEDIFSRKIVGWEVHEDEKAAHASVLIRKTCLAEGIREAGLVLHSDNGGPMKGATLLATLQRLGVVPSFSRPSVSDDNPFSESLFRTLKYTPAYPSKPFASLEAAREWVHRFVHWYNEEHRHSSIRYVTPGQRHRGEDTAILAARQRLYEAAKQARPERWSGDTRNWTPINEVWLNPPRDQVSEGTAKKKVA, encoded by the exons ATGGCGCGTTACAGCGATGAGTTCAAGGAGCAGGTGGTCCGCAAGATGATGCCGCCGGCTGCCCAGTCGGTGGCCCAGGTGCACCGGGAGACGGGCATTTCGGAGCCGACCCTTTATGCTTGGCGTAATCGTTTCCGAGCAGAGGGCCAAGTGGTGCCGGCAGATCCATCGAATCCAGAGAGCTGGAGTGGTGAGAATAAGCTGGCGGTCGTGATCGAGACGGCCGCACTGAACGAGCAGGAGTTGGCCGAGTACTGCCGGCGCAAGGGCTTGTACCCGGAGCAGATCCAGCGTTGGCGGGAAGCGGCCGCGGGCGGCAATGACGACACGCAGCGATTGAGCCCGGCGGAGCGGCGCGAGCTGCAGGCCGAGCGCAAGAAGACTCGCCGGCTGGAGAAGGAACTGCGACGCAAGGACAAAGCGCTGGCAGAGGCGGCGGCCTTACTGGTACTGCAAAAAAAAG GCCCAGGCCATCTGGGGGGACGACGGGGACGACTGATCATGCCGGAAGACCGTCAGATGGCCATTGACCTGATTGCTGACGCCTGTGCGGCCGGGGCCCGGCAGGCACGTGCCTGCGCGGTCCTCGGGATCGACGTGCGCACACTGCGTCGCTGGCAAAGCCAGCAGCGTGATGAACGGCGTCTGGTCGATCGGCGACGCGAGGCAGCGGCGGATCGGGTGCCGGCCAACAAGCTCTCGCGCGAGGAGCGTGAGCGGATCCTGGCCGTGTGTAACGCGCCCGCCTACCAGAGCCTGCCGCCGTCGCAGATCGTGCCGCGGCTGGCCGATGAAGGCGAATACCTGGCCTCGGAGTCGACCTTCTACCGCGTGTTGCGCGAGGACGGTCAGCAAAACCGGCGCGGCCGGGCGCAAGCGCCCCGCCAGGTATCGAAGCCACAGGGTTTCAAGGCCGAGGGACCCAACCAGGTTTACTCGTGGGACATCACCTACTTGGCCGCAGCGATCCGGGGGGCCTTCTACCGGCTCTACCTGGTGGAGGACATCTTCAGTCGCAAGATCGTCGGCTGGGAAGTGCACGAGGACGAGAAGGCCGCGCATGCCAGCGTCCTGATTCGCAAGACCTGTCTGGCCGAGGGCATCCGTGAAGCCGGCCTGGTGCTGCACTCGGACAACGGCGGCCCGATGAAGGGCGCGACCCTGTTGGCGACCTTGCAGCGGCTCGGCGTCGTGCCGTCCTTCAGTCGGCCGTCGGTCAGTGATGACAACCCGTTTTCGGAGAGTCTGTTTCGGACGCTGAAGTACACGCCGGCCTATCCCAGCAAGCCGTTTGCGAGCCTGGAAGCGGCCCGCGAATGGGTCCACCGCTTCGTGCATTGGTACAACGAGGAACATCGTCACAGCAGCATCCGCTATGTCACACCAGGGCAGCGGCACCGTGGCGAAGATACCGCCATTCTGGCGGCCAGACAGCGACTCTATGAGGCTGCCAAGCAGGCGCGACCGGAACGCTGGTCGGGTGACACGCGTAACTGGACCCCGATCAATGAGGTCTGGCTGAACCCGCCGCGGGACCAGGTATCAGAAGGCACCGCGAAAAAGAAAGTCGCGTGA